AACAAAGCCTGTGACAAAGTTAATTTCCACAATCTaactttttgtaattgaaaacataaaaatcaacttaatttataaaagaaaaacatgctttggaccaatttaaaaaaaaaacaaaaaagccCAATTAGAAATTAGGTATGAAAAATCAGTTTTAGAAATAGTCATAATAATCTATCATTATAAGCTATAATggattattctaaaaatattatggaaaacaaatatttatctgaaataattgattattgttatgaataattaattattgactgaaataataattaattatcaagtgagaataacaaaaataaaactctctacaaaatttattaattatgtgttgcttgcattctatctttttattctcgagcttttatttttacaatcttaaacaaaatatacaGAGTACCATAATTCAATAACTTAAAATCGTAAGTCTTTAATTTAACTcttcaaaccaaatattaagTCTTTAACAATTCTCTATAAATCATCATCTAAGTcctcaatttttctttatttatcatCCTCATCCAAATTCTACTtatatttttgattaaaaataagatatcatctttttctttccatcaAAATCCTCATCTgtttcctttttatcaaatgtAGCCTTAGGTCAATGGAGTTGTAAGCTTGAGTTTAATGAAACTTTTGAATACAATCATGAAATGATTCTCTTTTAAAGTCTTGTGAAAGGTTAGGATTGGTAGTCCCCAGCTGTGATTAGGTTGGTTACCACATTGTTCCAAATCAAAGGAATAAATTATACCtctaactattttcttttaaatcaacaaattatatataacttaaacattggcttttttaattaataataggaattattatttaatatttgattatttttcattttaaaagagtaaaattcAATCACTTTGTAATTGTAACTTTTTATAGCTTCaagcttgtttttcttttcttttttctaaatgaaTTTAATGGATTACTTAGAAGAAGAATTTATGGGTATTTTGAATGCAAGGTCTTATAGAAttgttttgtaaaatattaatttaacttaagTAAGCTTCATTagttataaacaaataaatttgtcTCTTTTAACTATTAGTTTTCTTTTACCTGCTgctttattattgtaataatcatcatcatgattattattaattaattataagagAATACTGATGGAGGACATAAAGGTGAAACAAGTGATTTGCATCATGAACGTAATCCTAAAAAAATGTTCTCTCGTGCACTTTTGCTATAACCATTTTTCTGGAGCTCAGTGACATAAACTGAACCAAGCTATTTCTTCCACCCTGTGTTCCAAATTACGATGGCTCTAGAtagaatatagaaaaaaataaataaataaaaacaagagaGCTGGATAATACACAAAAAAGGTTAATCATTTAGGATGTGATAAATCAAAATTGGAATTCCTGTTTAGAAAAGTGTCCATATTTAATGCTGGGTTGTTTCAAACATAGGTTGAGTCAAAGACAActtaaataaagtataaatatatcACTCACTAACCTACCAGTGAACCACTTGAGAAGGACAACATTTTAAATGCTAATtgtatataatttgaaaaattttaaaaataaaaataaaaatatttttcttctctcaaaaATTCAAGCTGTTctcttacaaatttttaaatttaaaggatatatttattttaatcggTTTCATTCTGTTAAAAAATTTCACCTGTTCCACagtataaagttttatttgaataaagagATTATAACTATTTCTCTTCAAATTAAAGAAGCTACAGAATTTGAAGAACCAAAATCAAACctatttcaaatttaagaaaGCAAAATACCTgtttaaaagtcattttaaagatttatttatttatttaaatttggtgAGACCGGTATCGAAATTTGAAAATGCAAGAATAGGCTCACAATAACTGAAGATGGATCAATTAACAGACACCAGCATCAGTTGCCATTACCAACGTTGTGAATGGATTCGGTCAAAACTCTAAAAGACTAAGCTAATCATCTGTAACAAAAAATGCCATTGTAGATCAGCGTAGACTTAAAAGTGAATCAATAAACCTGACTTGTCCTGTAGAAGAGGACTCACCATGAATCCTCgtataataaattagaaaattcaaCAGAGCTAATAAAGTGTTATATGTAAACAGAAATATTGAACTGAGGCCATCTAGGTCAGCGACGTCTACCTTCTTTTTGCAGTTATTAACTTCATAATGAAAACTAACCAAATAGTGGTAACATAAGAAAGCACCACCCAAAAAATGAGACATGATACTATGCCTATAAATTTCTTTGACatacgaaaaaaaaatacagcTAAACGCGCCAAGACTTTCTGTGCTTTGTAATGCTTTTCTATGAAGCTATAGTAAATGATAAACTAGTAAATGATAAACAACggaagagaaaattttaaaaaaaaataacaatatgaaAACCCAATTTCTGCCCCCCTTTAACCATTAATAGTTTGAATCATACTACATCCATCTTCCCCCAGCATTTATTGAATTTGAGATCTTCAGTCGCTAAAGGTTGCCAGTGCTCTTGAGGATAATTCGGGTAATAAAACATTAATCGGAAAGGTGTGTGTTTATGAACAATTCAGAAGAGGTGTAATAGGCTACTTCCATGGAGGTTGCGAATGTTTGTAGCTATATGGGTAGGGTTCCCAACTGCTATCTGGTTCCTTTCGTTTCCCACCAACCACCGAACTTGACGGCTGCGGCATGGTTCTTACTTGCTCCTCCACAGCCCTTCCCTGACCAGGAAAGGAAAACTGCCTGGCTGCAAATGTCTCTCTATTCCCACCCTCAATCATGAACCCAGAGTTCAGGTCAAAATTAGGACGTGAAGGCCCAAATCCATTCAGACCGAGTTGTGTACCCGTCATGTTCATAAAGAACGGTGGTGGCTGAGAGTAAGATGATGAAAGTATATTTAATGAAGGTCCACCCACTTGTGGGACAGCTGGAGCTCCTCTTGAGTCAACCATATAAGGAACTGTGCCACCTGACCCGTACATGGCTGATGAAAAAGGCATTGTGGGTGCTGCTGATGCTGATGTCACTCCATTATACCCAAAAACAGATGATTGATTGAAGGAGGCAGCGGGAGCCATCCCTATAGTACCACCGGTCCTTGACATCGTAAGATCTATTGCAGGTTCAACAGCATTTCCATTCGGCAAAAAGGATTGGGGAACACGTTCTTTTTTACCAACTTCTACCTTGGCGCCCAAAAGAGAGATAACAGGAGCATCTGATGATTTAGAACAATCATATCCATTGATTATATGAGAAGACTTACAGGACCCCAGGTCTACCAAATCAGTTTGAAGGCATGGCCTGTCATTTAAATCAATGTTTCTAACATAAGGCTGcattgatgatgatgacgatgtaGGTGATGGGCTCAAATAGCCATTTCTTCCAAGAAAGAGTTGTCCCTCCATCCTGTGATCTGAAGGTTGGACGTGGCCATCATCACCAGTACTGTTCAAATCAAATCCAAGCATGCTTGAACTTTTAGAACTAAATTCAACAGTTGATTGCTCAGAACGCCTGCCTGAAGATTCGGCAATAGGTTTTGCATTTCCTTCTTCACCCTCAGCAACATTTAGATCAAAATCAAGCCAGTCCTGCCTCGGCCTTGAAGTGTCAATGTTCGTATCCGAAAGATTCCTCTCATTATCACAATATTTACGAGGAGATGCAGGGCGAAAGGCACTGGTGGCAGCTGATCCTTTCCAACCAAGTGTTCCCTCAAACTGCAAAGGGACACCAGGCAACCCAGGAGTTGGCGTGGGCCTTGAAGCAGAGACAACAGGTATGGGGGTCGATGTAGTATTTACACAAACATCCATATCGTCAGAACCAACTTCGTTGAGATCAAAGCCCCAAGGTTGTTTCTCTGAATTACCTCCTGAATCTTGAGCTGCTTCAGTCACCTCCAAGCACACCACATCAGGTCTGCATTCAGGCTCCGCCTTAGTATTGTCAAGAATACTTGCACGCCCCTCCATTGAACATTCCTCAGTAGCAAAGCTGTGTCTGGAGGAAACCTCCTCAGGTGGGACAGGAGTGAGCTCATCCTCTTTTCTTACAGAATCTGGACTGCCTGGTTGCCTGATTCTGCCATATGAGAATTTTTCGGAAGAACTGCTGACTTCTCTATTAACTTCCTGAGCAACTTGTCGAGCAAATTCTAAAGGATCGACAATGCCACAGTCAAGTTCGTTGCCAGAACCTCTCTTGTCAACTATGTTAGACCTTCTGAAATCTATTTCAGGTTTACAAAAATCAGAACCAATAGATGTCAATTCTTTGTTGTTATCAACATGACCCTTGCCTTCCTTTGATGGTGTGACATATCCCGCTCCACAGACAGACATATCTGACACCTCAGTCTTTCCCAATTTACTGTCACTGACTGATGTATCTTGTAATGCACTAGAGCAGTCATTGTCATTCTCTGCAGCTCTGGAAACTTGTGAAAAGCTAGTTACAGTTCTAACATCATCTTCCCCACTCTTCCTATCAGATGCAGGCGTCTTCATACTAGTAGAAATAGGCAAGTTATGACAAACATCATCCTCATTGTGTTCAACATTTTGCTCCAAAGCTGGTTCTTTAACAGATTCTGGTGCTTTTGCTTCACAGGAAACAACGGAAACAGACTCGGGCTCTGGCTCAGAGGACACAGAACAGATCTCCGGTGCTCCAAGTTTTTCTGGAGGGACATTAACGTTTTGCTCCTGCTTTTCCAGTTTAGCCAACTCAATTAACTGAACCATATCTGACTGTCCTTCAACCGAAGTGATCACATCTGCAGGGCATAAAGGCAGTGCTACTTGAGCAGAAGATGGAACACCAGCACCATGGTTTACTGATCCCTCTTTGATACCATCACATTCCAAACTGGAGGATGAGTGACACACATTATCAGAACTATGTACAAGCAAATTATCTGAGCTTTTCGATAGACAATTTACAGTTCCATTTAGTCCTGATGCATTATCATTATCATTGCCAGCTTCATCCACAGCAGATGGCTGGCTTTCCTCCTTGACAATCTCATTGGTTGCACAGTCAACCTTAGCAAGCTCCACATCATGAGATTCAGTATCAACATTTTCAGCTCTCTTCCAGCTGTCAAACAATGTTCTTGCTCTATCCTGAACCTTAGCGCTATGATGGCCAAGAAGATTACTTACAGTGATGCGAATTCCAGATGAAATTGACATCTCACAGTCTAGATGAAGCTTTTCAACTGCACGTAACATTGCAGTAATTGATTCTTCAACAAAACTGTCTTTTGCATCAACCTCAAAATTTTGGGCATCCTTTAACCATCCGTTGATGAAACAAAGTCCATCCAATTGAATAAAAAGATCAAGGCAATCTTTATTCTCTGTAGCGGTAATAGTGCTTGCAACAGCAGCCCACTGCCTAGTCGCATCAGCAGAATTTTTAACATCgcaacttttttctttctgcatCACAGAGACCAGCTCCTGCACCCGAGAAGGTGCTGTGAGCCCATCTTTCATCTCGGTCAAGGTAAAGAAATCTTCAAGAGTCATACTGCTTCACAAAATCTTCCTCAGAGCACCAAGGTCATCCTTTTGGGGTGCCAAAACTGTTCCTCCCATTAAGAATTCCCAATAgaatttgtagaaaaaaaagttCACAAGCATCCACTGCAAAAacagtaacaaaaaaaatattcattttgagGACTTATAGATTCCTACCAAGAAACAGATCACACATAAATTAAGCCCCAAGTTTACCACAACAGttggtaaaataataaatacaccCGACATTTTCAGTCTTGAGACTAATTTTGCGACTGACTCTATTCATAGTGCCGGTCATAGATTTTATATCACTGTTGCCATAAATAATAGCAACAACGGTTCCATAGAAGGTAGGATATATCATAACTGATTTGTTTATGAAAAgacacttaaataaaatatccaaATCATGTCACAGGAATATCAAGTTACAGGTAAAATAACCGCTTCATATACCATTGCACAAATcattatagattttaattttctcaagAAACACATAAGCAGCATTTTTTCAATCTAGGGACCGACTTGACAGGCTTGACAGGCACAAGCTTGTCCTATAACAAAATGAAAGCTGCAGTACGCTAACATACACACGGGAAGAAATTGAATGTAACTTTTTACAGCTCTTCTGAACCCAGGGTTGTCTTCACAAAGCCCAggcattaaaaaaataagagttCATAACCCCACTGATGACTTCCTAAATACACGTACAAAACATCAACTTCGAGAATTTTTATTGtagtaaaacataaaatatgaaTTGCACTGTAATCAAATTTTTTGAACAAATTTCGtttaagttgatattttttaaaatctgcCGAGGGTTGAGTAGACCCGCTGGTTTTCtgagaaatattttaaacacatCAAGCAAACCTGATAGCAATTACTATCAAACAGGGGACAGATAAAGGTATTGGAATTGAATACATTAAGTGCTATGTTGaggattcaaaattaaaaaaagaaatagcaaAATGTAAACGAAAATAAGATTACCGGTCGCTCTGACGGCTGGTTGCAACTgtcaaaaaagaattataaactTCCAATCACGATCAGTGAACAGATTTTACTCAATCCCTGAAACGCcgaattaagaaataaaattagaatccCACACACACAATGCAAGCAAATTAAATACCAAAGGTATAAATTAATGATTATGCATGAATCCAACAAGCACATAAAAGAACACCAATCCTTAATTTCCAACAGCAGTagcttttataaaattaaaaaaaaaaaaaaaaacagtatccaaaaccctaaaaattgaTGTAAGATATAGAAAAAcccctaaaaaaaaaaaaaaaactaatacaaGCTTCGACTCCCAAACTCAGTTGTATCAAAAGAGATGAATCCAAGAGTAACACGGTAAAAACGCGAACACACCTTACAAGGGAAAAGGAATAAGAGaaagaaggggaaaagaagTGAGAGGAAAAAAAAGGGAGGGGAAGAGAATGAGAACCTGAGAGAGTGAAATTAAAACCCTAGCTGTGGCTAAGGTGAAAAGAAGTGGCAGCGTTCAGCAATTCATGAATGTTGCGCGAGAAAGGAAGAGAGAGAGGTTGGCGTTGTGTGTTTCGGTTTTATGGTGGTGCCTGCTCTGCGTTGTGCCGTTAACAAACTAAAAAGTGAGGGTCTGTGTTTGTTTGTATGCGTTTTTGTCATTGAAAGCACACAAGCACAGCTGAGAAGAGAATAAGAGAAAACGTTTTCGGTTCTTGGgatttttaattggtttttcaCAGATTTCTGAAATTTCTGGTCGATTTTAGTTCGTAGGTTGGGCATCAACACGTGCGACGCCAGAGGCTGTTCCGGGTTAATGGGGCCACTCCCCACCACAACACAACACTCATGCcattctcttcaatttcaatcttttctgTTCTGGCTTCCCACCCGACCCGTATACCTTTATCTCCTTTTTACCCGACCCGTATATTATCATTCCGCTCCGAACCGTGTTAATAACccatctaattttaaaatgttattgaCATGCCAAAATTTTCGGAAATTACGGATtcgaaaaacaaaataaatttggttttaaatttagaatattattttgatttcaaaaatatttcatttatttagttCAACAGTATAATTTTAGGATGTTGAAAATagttaaaacattattttatttcgtcaaatttttattttttagagattaagaattttgttttcaaatctagaaaattaaatttcaatcgAATCTTAAACTGAAATGAAGAGTatgaaatagaaatttaaaataattgtcaattactaacaagaaaaaaatgaacttgatgaaaaaattgaaaagaaaaacgaaTCATACGTAATATGCATAATAATTAACCTGACATATTACTTGACGAATTTAGGATAgtaccataattttttttaatttaagtatggttaaatttaattatcttttagttataaaactatctacaaaataaatagaaacgatttcagtaaaattataaaaattacttctatttaatttcataattaaaatcataataataataatttattattatcataaaaagatGATAGATATGTTTTCATAGTATATTagatatgattatttatttatttattgattttatgtatttaaagcgaataatgttgttttttcaaaatatgtatCTTTGAATGCTTCCACGTTCAcgtataattaaattaaatccgATCTTTCCTTAAATATTTGTTCAAAATAAATAAGGTAAGTTTACTCCATCAAAATCAGTTTTTAATCTGTATAAAACTAATGAGGCGGTAATTATTATACTTGAATTCTGTTAATATTTCCTCATATCTTGATTTTTCTCTtagtttaagaaatttaattaatgagtCGTTGATcttaaaacagaaaatatttatactaactgggtatttttaattaaaaaaaaaaaactcatacaAATTTggaaattacttattttaaaatcgaaaaattgacattaaatacgtaaaagaaattatagaatCTTGATGTAATGAGTTAAATATTAAATCacgtaatataatattattataacaattatgaataccaaatttaaaataaatagataattaatAGATATATAGTTTGACTCTATTATGCTTTAAGtagataattgataaatatatagcttgactttattatgttataataataattaatcaattggaaatataatttattaatgaaataaattagttttggattaaatattttgtattcgtaaatttggaagtaaaattaaATCCAAAACAATTTACCATaactgaaataaattttaattttatttccaaattgaTTGATTGGGAATATAATTTATCTTCtctcttccctttttttttcttctttttcgtATGTTTTAGTATTTGATTAGTAGTTGAGAATGTAAAGATAAATTTCAGTCAATCAATTACTAAAAGATTATATTGATTTCATGTATTAGTTGTACTCTCTCTTGTAATTTTGTTATCAAcctttatattttcataaaaatgatGTCTCAACTTGTTATGACACATACTAAAGTTTAATAAGATTTGAATATCTCGCTTTAGGTCCTAATTTTGTTTGAGTAAATTCATGTTTGAATTACATGTAAGAGAAACAATTTAtgtttttgcaaaaaaaaaaaagtctaggATAAATGATTTAGACGTTTGATTGTTTAGGCTTGAGTGTcactagattttttttaatgagtgaTTATTCTAAAGTTTTTGAATTAGATAGTCtaattgatatttgatttaCATATATTAGATTATGCATgtgaattaatattttcttttaaattgagttttgaacatgatttaaataaaaagattaaattttcataactttctttataaaagtttataaaattgataCAAAGAACCAATATTGATTTTGAAGGAGCAAATATTGATATTTGACAAAATTATGATATCGATTCAatcattttaattgtttaaaagttgtattattgagatgtttttagaattatttttaaaatttggctATTAAGactaatttatgatattttcacTCAAGCTAATGACTTTCGcttgaatgaaaatataacaTAGAACCAGACCTTGCTTTTGGTTCTACTTTTATACACACGAAAGATTTTTCACTTATGTAAAGTTAGAGTTAAAATCActttattttcaacttaaatgaaaataacattacaaTTTAACCTAGATTTTGTTCAAGTTCAAGTAAACGTATGTTATCTCATACTAGAAAAAAATACTAGTTTCTTTTAACATGTTGAatgtaaatgtttttattaacaaaaatgaaatattaatttatatattgatttgtgattttatttaaatgagctaatattatataacaatGTTTATTAGGATTGATGAAGTTTGCATGTTATATGAATATGGTTATCAAGATTATGGAGAATTATGTGAATCTATGGTCacgtatatatatttttgtttgatttaagtatattataatattgatttatattaaatttgtttgtgaATATACGTAGAGCATTGGGACTTACTCGTGTCTTTTTGGAATTGACACGTAGAACCATGGTTGGTTTATATAGTTTTTGAATGTTGAACTTTGGATGGAAGTGAATTGATGTAATTAGAGGTGTCAATTTGGTTAATGGCCATGGACGAGTCCTAACCCACCTTTCATCAAGCCTTTTCTTAAGGGTTTTCCTAGGAATAACAACGGATTAAGTCAGTACAAACAATGTTTATATGTTACCTAATCCACAACAACAAAATTCATCTATTATCCATTATGTTATTGGTCGGATACTCATTTAAAAAGTACttgtgaatatttaaaaaagtataatttataaaattttaaaataaaatctaataaaattacaaaaaaatatataatgtaaattaattaaatatataaattttaattttaattaaatttaacctaataaaatataaattaaattttcaggTCAATTTATTTGCTGATAATGGATACTCGTAAGTATAAGCAGTATGATACTCACATCTCAACCTCTTTAGAAACCAGTATTAAAATACTTGCTACTCAAAGGCTTTGTCATTTCTAGGTCCCCGAATGAGGagggaggaaaaaaaaagtctcAAGGCCCATTATCAAGTGGGTTGGGGTCAAGATTAAGATAGATTATGActaaaatactttaattaactcctaaaaataatactttgagTGTAAGTCAAAGAACAAGTAGAGTCATCTCAGACTAACCTAAGTCGAAGGTAAAAAAGAATCGGTCCAGATTAAAGGTCAAGACGGATCAATCCAGGTAGAATGCAGAGATGGATCAACTCAGATCAAAGATCATGGATTTGCCTAAGTCGAAGACCAAGGATGGATCAGTCTGGACTAAAGCGGAGACATCTCCATCAAAACTAAAGACCAAAATAAACCAACTAAAATCAAAAATTGAAATGGACTGACTACATCTAAAGATCAACATTTGTCTATTTAGACATTAAAAAAAGTcaagaatatttataatttagtgaTGTTTGAATCaggttagtttttttttttaaaatgttgattaaattgaatatatcaCCTTTAACAATCCGTgagtgaaaaaaatttaaaataaatttacatgcTATtctatc
This DNA window, taken from Vigna radiata var. radiata cultivar VC1973A chromosome 5, Vradiata_ver6, whole genome shotgun sequence, encodes the following:
- the LOC106762277 gene encoding uncharacterized protein LOC106762277, which codes for MTLEDFFTLTEMKDGLTAPSRVQELVSVMQKEKSCDVKNSADATRQWAAVASTITATENKDCLDLFIQLDGLCFINGWLKDAQNFEVDAKDSFVEESITAMLRAVEKLHLDCEMSISSGIRITVSNLLGHHSAKVQDRARTLFDSWKRAENVDTESHDVELAKVDCATNEIVKEESQPSAVDEAGNDNDNASGLNGTVNCLSKSSDNLLVHSSDNVCHSSSSLECDGIKEGSVNHGAGVPSSAQVALPLCPADVITSVEGQSDMVQLIELAKLEKQEQNVNVPPEKLGAPEICSVSSEPEPESVSVVSCEAKAPESVKEPALEQNVEHNEDDVCHNLPISTSMKTPASDRKSGEDDVRTVTSFSQVSRAAENDNDCSSALQDTSVSDSKLGKTEVSDMSVCGAGYVTPSKEGKGHVDNNKELTSIGSDFCKPEIDFRRSNIVDKRGSGNELDCGIVDPLEFARQVAQEVNREVSSSSEKFSYGRIRQPGSPDSVRKEDELTPVPPEEVSSRHSFATEECSMEGRASILDNTKAEPECRPDVVCLEVTEAAQDSGGNSEKQPWGFDLNEVGSDDMDVCVNTTSTPIPVVSASRPTPTPGLPGVPLQFEGTLGWKGSAATSAFRPASPRKYCDNERNLSDTNIDTSRPRQDWLDFDLNVAEGEEGNAKPIAESSGRRSEQSTVEFSSKSSSMLGFDLNSTGDDGHVQPSDHRMEGQLFLGRNGYLSPSPTSSSSSMQPYVRNIDLNDRPCLQTDLVDLGSCKSSHIINGYDCSKSSDAPVISLLGAKVEVGKKERVPQSFLPNGNAVEPAIDLTMSRTGGTIGMAPAASFNQSSVFGYNGVTSASAAPTMPFSSAMYGSGGTVPYMVDSRGAPAVPQVGGPSLNILSSSYSQPPPFFMNMTGTQLGLNGFGPSRPNFDLNSGFMIEGGNRETFAARQFSFPGQGRAVEEQVRTMPQPSSSVVGGKRKEPDSSWEPYPYSYKHSQPPWK